From one Candidatus Marinarcus aquaticus genomic stretch:
- a CDS encoding YrbL family protein: MLILKDEDFVGKGNERACYVHPEDRNKAIKITYEGNNRKISKQTQLETKYYQELIKRGMNDWKHLPEYFGEVETNKGKGFVVELVRDYDGEVSKTFAYYLEKDGVKAYQKELEEYREYFVKNSIIFNYGMMPKNILLRKNSESDCDLVLIDGLGDVSHFTLPNKIPYFARRRINRRWMKFVRKYLLKY; the protein is encoded by the coding sequence GTGTTGATATTAAAAGATGAAGATTTTGTAGGCAAAGGGAATGAACGAGCCTGTTATGTTCACCCTGAAGATAGAAATAAAGCGATTAAAATAACCTATGAAGGGAATAATCGTAAAATCAGTAAACAGACCCAACTGGAGACCAAATACTATCAAGAATTGATTAAACGTGGTATGAATGATTGGAAACATCTGCCTGAGTATTTTGGAGAAGTAGAGACCAATAAAGGCAAAGGATTTGTGGTTGAGTTGGTACGAGATTACGATGGAGAGGTTTCTAAAACATTTGCATACTATTTAGAAAAAGATGGTGTTAAAGCGTATCAAAAAGAGCTTGAAGAGTATCGAGAGTATTTTGTCAAAAACAGCATTATTTTTAACTATGGGATGATGCCAAAAAATATTCTCCTTCGTAAGAACAGCGAAAGTGATTGTGATTTGGTTTTAATTGATGGGTTGGGTGATGTATCACATTTTACACTGCCCAATAAAATTCCCTATTTTGCCCGTCGTCGAATCAATCGAAGATGGATGAAGTTTGTAAGGAAATATTTACTAAAATATTAA
- the rfbF gene encoding glucose-1-phosphate cytidylyltransferase — translation MKVLLLAGGLGTRLSEETDIRPKPMVEIGGKPILWHIMKIYSTYGFNEFVVLLGYKGYYIKEYFANYFLHQSDVTLDMSTGKMEILNNSSEPWKITLLDTGIDSMTGGRVKRAQDFVGDEPFMLTYGDGVSDINISDLVKFHKSHGKAMTMTSAQPDGRFGALEIDDNNQVLEFKEKPKGDGGWINAGFFVCEPKVFDYITEGDGTIFEQAPLMNLAREGEIFTFKHEGFWKPMDTLRDKQQLQKMWETKKAPWKVWP, via the coding sequence ATGAAAGTTTTATTATTAGCTGGGGGATTGGGTACTCGTTTAAGTGAAGAGACAGATATCAGACCGAAACCGATGGTTGAAATTGGTGGAAAACCAATTTTATGGCATATTATGAAAATCTACTCAACGTATGGTTTTAATGAGTTTGTAGTACTTCTTGGCTATAAAGGTTACTATATCAAAGAGTATTTTGCAAACTATTTTTTACATCAAAGTGATGTGACTTTAGATATGAGTACAGGTAAAATGGAAATCTTAAACAATTCAAGTGAACCTTGGAAAATAACGTTGTTAGATACTGGTATTGACAGTATGACAGGTGGAAGAGTTAAGCGAGCACAAGATTTTGTAGGGGATGAACCTTTCATGTTGACATACGGTGATGGTGTCAGTGATATTAATATCAGTGATTTAGTAAAGTTTCATAAATCTCATGGAAAAGCGATGACAATGACGTCTGCTCAACCTGATGGACGATTTGGTGCACTTGAAATTGACGATAATAATCAAGTATTAGAGTTTAAAGAGAAACCAAAAGGTGATGGTGGATGGATCAATGCTGGTTTCTTTGTCTGTGAGCCAAAAGTATTTGATTATATCACAGAAGGTGATGGCACCATCTTTGAACAAGCACCACTGATGAACCTTGCACGTGAAGGTGAAATTTTTACCTTCAAGCATGAAGGTTTCTGGAAACCAATGGACACATTACGAGACAAACAGCAACTGCAAAAGATGTGGGAAACCAAAAAAGCACCTTGGAAAGTATGGCCTTAA